One Ficedula albicollis isolate OC2 chromosome 15, FicAlb1.5, whole genome shotgun sequence genomic window carries:
- the LOC101813059 gene encoding proline dehydrogenase 1, mitochondrial isoform X2, protein MGHPRCAASGLPGLPAPFHSSRTSAAEKEMGGAEKREERFRAHQGFGDHRGGVTGAHTYFYADEAKCDQHMETFLHCIDASSGSSDDGFSAIKLTALARPQFLVRFSEVLMKWRRFFHQMATEQGQAGRAVLDTKLELEKLQEALANLGIASKAESQQWFTGEKLGTSSTVDLLDWNSLFDSRTKLSKPLLIPNRKTGQLEPLLSRFSEEEELQMKRVLQRMDVLAKRAMEKGVRLMVDAEQSYFQPAISHLTVETQRRFNKSRPIIYNTYQCYLKEAYDNVTGDVELSRREGWHFGTKLVRGAYMEQERERAAQMGYEDPINPTYEKTNEMYHRCLDYVLEEIKRSRKASVMVASHNEDTVKFTLRRMMELGIHPSDKKVCFGQLLGMCDQITFPLGQAGFPVYKYVPYGPVKEVLPYLSRRAQENRGFMQRANRERDLLWKEVKRRVLTGNLFSR, encoded by the exons atggggcatcctCGCTGTGCTGCCTCAGGGCTCCCAGGTCTTCCTGCTCCCTTCCACAG CTCCCGCACCTCTGCAGCCGAGAAGGAGATGGGAG GGGCAGAAAAAAGGGAGGAGCGATTCCGAGCCcatcagggatttggggatcacCGTGGTGGAGTCACCGGTGCCCACACCTATTTCTACGCTGATGAGGCCAAGTGTGACCAACACATGGAGACTTTCCTCCACTGTATTGATGCCTCAA GTGGCAGTTCAGATGACGGCTTCTCTGCCATCAAGCTGACAGCATTGGCCAGACCCCAGTTCCTG GTGCGCTTCTCAGAGGTGCTGATGAAGTGGCGGAGGTTCTTCCACCAAATGGccacagagcagggccaggccgGGCGGGCAGTGCTGGACAcaaagctggagctggagaagctgcag GAGGCACTGGCCAACTTGGGGATTGCGAGCAAGGCAGAGAGCCAGCAATGGTTCACAGGCGAGAAGCTGGGCACGAGCAG cactgtggACCTGCTGGACTGGAACAGCCTGTTCGACAGCCGCACCAAGCTCTCCAAGCCTCTGCTCATCCCCAACAGGAAG ACTGGGCAGCTGGAGCCTCTGCTGTCACGCTTcagcgaggaggaggagctgcagatgaAGAGGGTGCTGCAGCGCATGGACGTTCTTGCGAAG AGAGCCATGGAGAAGGGCGTGAGGCTGATGGTAGATGCAGAGCAGAGCTACTTCCAGCCGGCCATCAGCCACCTGACCGTGGAGACGCAGCGCCGCTTCAACAAGAGCCGGCCCATCATCTACAACACTTACCAGTGCTACCTGAAG GAGGCTTACGACAACGTGACGGGGGACGTGGAGCTGTCGCGCCGGGAGGGCTGGCACTTCGGCACCAAGCTGGTGCGTGGCGCCTacatggagcaggagagggagagggcGGCTCAGATGGGCTACGAGGATCCCATCAACCCCACCTATGAGAAGACCAACGAGATGTACCACAG GTGCCTGGACTATGTCCTGGAGGAGATCAAGCGCAGCCGGAAGGCCAGCGTGATGGTGGCATCTCACAATGAGGACACGGTGAAGTTCACCCTGCGCAG GATGATGGAGCTGGGGATCCATCCCTCGGACAAGAAGGTGTGCTTCgggcagctgctgggcatgTGTGACCAGATCACCTTCCCCCTGG gccAGGCTGGCTTCCCGGTGTACAAGTACGTGCCCTACGGGCCGGTGAAGGAGGTGCTGCCTTACCTGTCCCGCCGGGCCCAGGAGAACAGGGGCTTCATGCAGCGGGCAAACCGCGAGCGGGACCTGCTCTGGAAAGAGGTCAAGAGGCGTGTCCTCACAGGAAACCTCTTCAGCCGCTGA
- the LOC101813059 gene encoding proline dehydrogenase 1, mitochondrial isoform X1, which produces MKMTFYGQFVAGEDQEAIKPLLRRNQAFGVGAVLDYSVEEDLGDGRSRTSAAEKEMGGAEKREERFRAHQGFGDHRGGVTGAHTYFYADEAKCDQHMETFLHCIDASSGSSDDGFSAIKLTALARPQFLVRFSEVLMKWRRFFHQMATEQGQAGRAVLDTKLELEKLQEALANLGIASKAESQQWFTGEKLGTSSTVDLLDWNSLFDSRTKLSKPLLIPNRKTGQLEPLLSRFSEEEELQMKRVLQRMDVLAKRAMEKGVRLMVDAEQSYFQPAISHLTVETQRRFNKSRPIIYNTYQCYLKEAYDNVTGDVELSRREGWHFGTKLVRGAYMEQERERAAQMGYEDPINPTYEKTNEMYHRCLDYVLEEIKRSRKASVMVASHNEDTVKFTLRRMMELGIHPSDKKVCFGQLLGMCDQITFPLGQAGFPVYKYVPYGPVKEVLPYLSRRAQENRGFMQRANRERDLLWKEVKRRVLTGNLFSR; this is translated from the exons ATGAAGATGACGTTCTACGGGCAGTTCGTGGCCGGAGAGGACCAGGAGGCCATCAAGCCGCTGCTCCGGCGGAACCAGGCCTTCGGCGTGGGCGCCGTGCTGGATTACAGCGTGGAGGAGGACCTGGGCGACGGGCG CTCCCGCACCTCTGCAGCCGAGAAGGAGATGGGAG GGGCAGAAAAAAGGGAGGAGCGATTCCGAGCCcatcagggatttggggatcacCGTGGTGGAGTCACCGGTGCCCACACCTATTTCTACGCTGATGAGGCCAAGTGTGACCAACACATGGAGACTTTCCTCCACTGTATTGATGCCTCAA GTGGCAGTTCAGATGACGGCTTCTCTGCCATCAAGCTGACAGCATTGGCCAGACCCCAGTTCCTG GTGCGCTTCTCAGAGGTGCTGATGAAGTGGCGGAGGTTCTTCCACCAAATGGccacagagcagggccaggccgGGCGGGCAGTGCTGGACAcaaagctggagctggagaagctgcag GAGGCACTGGCCAACTTGGGGATTGCGAGCAAGGCAGAGAGCCAGCAATGGTTCACAGGCGAGAAGCTGGGCACGAGCAG cactgtggACCTGCTGGACTGGAACAGCCTGTTCGACAGCCGCACCAAGCTCTCCAAGCCTCTGCTCATCCCCAACAGGAAG ACTGGGCAGCTGGAGCCTCTGCTGTCACGCTTcagcgaggaggaggagctgcagatgaAGAGGGTGCTGCAGCGCATGGACGTTCTTGCGAAG AGAGCCATGGAGAAGGGCGTGAGGCTGATGGTAGATGCAGAGCAGAGCTACTTCCAGCCGGCCATCAGCCACCTGACCGTGGAGACGCAGCGCCGCTTCAACAAGAGCCGGCCCATCATCTACAACACTTACCAGTGCTACCTGAAG GAGGCTTACGACAACGTGACGGGGGACGTGGAGCTGTCGCGCCGGGAGGGCTGGCACTTCGGCACCAAGCTGGTGCGTGGCGCCTacatggagcaggagagggagagggcGGCTCAGATGGGCTACGAGGATCCCATCAACCCCACCTATGAGAAGACCAACGAGATGTACCACAG GTGCCTGGACTATGTCCTGGAGGAGATCAAGCGCAGCCGGAAGGCCAGCGTGATGGTGGCATCTCACAATGAGGACACGGTGAAGTTCACCCTGCGCAG GATGATGGAGCTGGGGATCCATCCCTCGGACAAGAAGGTGTGCTTCgggcagctgctgggcatgTGTGACCAGATCACCTTCCCCCTGG gccAGGCTGGCTTCCCGGTGTACAAGTACGTGCCCTACGGGCCGGTGAAGGAGGTGCTGCCTTACCTGTCCCGCCGGGCCCAGGAGAACAGGGGCTTCATGCAGCGGGCAAACCGCGAGCGGGACCTGCTCTGGAAAGAGGTCAAGAGGCGTGTCCTCACAGGAAACCTCTTCAGCCGCTGA
- the LOC101813059 gene encoding proline dehydrogenase 1, mitochondrial isoform X3 gives MKMTFYGQFVAGEDQEAIKPLLRRNQAFGVGAVLDYSVEEDLGDGRSRTSAAEKEMGGAEKREERFRAHQGFGDHRGGVTGAHTYFYADEAKCDQHMETFLHCIDASSGSSDDGFSAIKLTALARPQFLVRFSEVLMKWRRFFHQMATEQGQAGRAVLDTKLELEKLQEALANLGIASKAESQQWFTGEKLGTSSTVDLLDWNSLFDSRTKLSKPLLIPNRKTGQLEPLLSRFSEEEELQMKRVLQRMDVLAKRAMEKGVRLMVDAEQSYFQPAISHLTVETQRRFNKSRPIIYNTYQCYLKEAYDNVTGDVELSRREGWHFGTKLVRGAYMEQERERAAQMGYEDPINPTYEKTNEMYHRCLDYVLEEIKRSRKASVMVASHNEDTVKFTLRRMMELGIHPSDKKVCFGQLLGMCDQITFPLALP, from the exons ATGAAGATGACGTTCTACGGGCAGTTCGTGGCCGGAGAGGACCAGGAGGCCATCAAGCCGCTGCTCCGGCGGAACCAGGCCTTCGGCGTGGGCGCCGTGCTGGATTACAGCGTGGAGGAGGACCTGGGCGACGGGCG CTCCCGCACCTCTGCAGCCGAGAAGGAGATGGGAG GGGCAGAAAAAAGGGAGGAGCGATTCCGAGCCcatcagggatttggggatcacCGTGGTGGAGTCACCGGTGCCCACACCTATTTCTACGCTGATGAGGCCAAGTGTGACCAACACATGGAGACTTTCCTCCACTGTATTGATGCCTCAA GTGGCAGTTCAGATGACGGCTTCTCTGCCATCAAGCTGACAGCATTGGCCAGACCCCAGTTCCTG GTGCGCTTCTCAGAGGTGCTGATGAAGTGGCGGAGGTTCTTCCACCAAATGGccacagagcagggccaggccgGGCGGGCAGTGCTGGACAcaaagctggagctggagaagctgcag GAGGCACTGGCCAACTTGGGGATTGCGAGCAAGGCAGAGAGCCAGCAATGGTTCACAGGCGAGAAGCTGGGCACGAGCAG cactgtggACCTGCTGGACTGGAACAGCCTGTTCGACAGCCGCACCAAGCTCTCCAAGCCTCTGCTCATCCCCAACAGGAAG ACTGGGCAGCTGGAGCCTCTGCTGTCACGCTTcagcgaggaggaggagctgcagatgaAGAGGGTGCTGCAGCGCATGGACGTTCTTGCGAAG AGAGCCATGGAGAAGGGCGTGAGGCTGATGGTAGATGCAGAGCAGAGCTACTTCCAGCCGGCCATCAGCCACCTGACCGTGGAGACGCAGCGCCGCTTCAACAAGAGCCGGCCCATCATCTACAACACTTACCAGTGCTACCTGAAG GAGGCTTACGACAACGTGACGGGGGACGTGGAGCTGTCGCGCCGGGAGGGCTGGCACTTCGGCACCAAGCTGGTGCGTGGCGCCTacatggagcaggagagggagagggcGGCTCAGATGGGCTACGAGGATCCCATCAACCCCACCTATGAGAAGACCAACGAGATGTACCACAG GTGCCTGGACTATGTCCTGGAGGAGATCAAGCGCAGCCGGAAGGCCAGCGTGATGGTGGCATCTCACAATGAGGACACGGTGAAGTTCACCCTGCGCAG GATGATGGAGCTGGGGATCCATCCCTCGGACAAGAAGGTGTGCTTCgggcagctgctgggcatgTGTGACCAGATCACCTTCCCCCTGG CGCTTCCCTGA